In Hemibagrus wyckioides isolate EC202008001 linkage group LG21, SWU_Hwy_1.0, whole genome shotgun sequence, the following proteins share a genomic window:
- the dyrk3 gene encoding dual specificity tyrosine-phosphorylation-regulated kinase 3 — translation MMILSRKPDGPVTAARHGDGLYDSYMRTDHIVNEEADLNGQSPGALPPLHKHTAVNKPTMKDHLGVRGGQMKMKYLYEDSYNRKPNGVSQHNGTSQTPAKPQSVLSKERSVDSNSSAKSSESSVKPAKLGGPLTPEQAVKQYRQQLSALEQQEILTYPEIYFVGPNAKKRQAVAGGSNNSGYDDDQGGYVHVPHDHIAYRYEFLKVIGKGSFGQVAKVYDHKLHQHIALKMVRNEKRFHRQAAEEIRILEHLKKQDKTGSMNVVHMQENFTFRNHICMTFELLSMNLYELIKRNKFQGFSLPLVRKFAHSILQCLESLHRHKIIHCDLKPENILLKQQGRSGIKVIDFGSSCFDHQRVYTYIQSRFYRAPEVILGSRYGMPIDMWSFGCILAELLTGYPLFPGEDEGDQLACMMELLGMPPQKLLEQAKRAKNFINSKGHPRYCTVSTLSNGTLVLNGSRSRRGKMRGPPGSKEWVTALKGCDEPIFIDFLKKCLDWEPSTRMTPILALRHPWLYKRLPKPVPGGEKTLVPKRITEHSTSFPSIVPKVPPVMGPTSNKLRTNMIGDSGGNIPLRTVLPKLVS, via the exons ATGATGATACTGAGCAGAAAACCAGATGGTCCGGTCACAGCAG CTCGACACGGAGACGGTCTGTACGACTCTTACATGCGCACGGACCACATCGTGAACGAAGAAGCTGACCTGAACGGACAGAGCCCCGGCGCCCTGCCCCcattgcacaaacacaca GCTGTGAACAAGCCAACGATGAAGGATCACCTTGGCGTCCGAGGAggacagatgaagatgaagtacCTATATGAGGATTCGTACAACCGCAAGCCCAATGGCGTGAGCCAGCACAACGGTACCAGCCAAACTCCAGCCAAGCCTCAGTCTGTTCTCTCCAAAGAGCGGAGCGTGGACAGCAACAGTTCAGCCAAGTCCTCTGAAAGCTCAGTGAAGCCAGCCAAGCTGGGGGGTCCCCTAACCCCAGAACAGGCAGTGAAGCAGTATAGGCAACAGCTGAGTGCACTTGAACAGCAGGAGATCCTCACTTATCCGGAGATCTACTTTGTGGGACCAAATGCCAAGAAAAGACAAGCAGTTGCAGGAGGTTCTAACAACTCTGGATACGATGATGACCAGGGAGGGTATGTCCACGTGCCACACGACCACATCGCCTATCGTTATGAGTTCCTAAAGGTAATCGGTAAAGGTAGTTTCGGTCAAGTGGCGAAGGTTTATGACCACAAGTTACACCAGCATATCGCTCTCAAGATGGTGCGCAACGAGAAACGCTTCCACCGgcaagcagcagaggagattcGAATCCTGGAGCACCTGAAAAAGCAGGACAAGACAGGCAGCATGAACGTAGTCCATATGCAAGAGAACTTTACCTTCCGCAATCATATCTGCATGACCTTTGAGCTGCTCAGCATGAATCTGTATGAACTCATCAAGCGCAATAAATTCCAGGGCTTCAGCCTGCCTTTGGTACGCAAATTCGCCCACTCCATCTTGCAGTGTCTGGAGTCTCTGCACCGCCATAAGATCATCCACTGTGATCTAAAACCAGAGAACATTCTTCTCAAGCAGCAGGGTCGGAGTGGTATCAAGGTCATCGACTTTGGTTCCAGCTGCTTTGACCACCAGCGTGTCTATACCTATATTCAGTCCAGATTTTACAGAGCACCTGAGGTCATCCTAGGCTCCCGCTACGGCATGCCCATAGACATGTGGAGCTTCGGCTGCATTCTTGCTGAGCTCCTGACAGGGTACCCACTCTTTCCTGGTGAGGATGAGGGTGACCAGTTGGCCTGCATGATGGAGCTATTGGGCATGCCTCCTCAGAAGCTTTTGGAGCAGGCCAAGCGTGCCAAGAACTTCATTAACTCTAAAGGTCATCCACGTTACTGCACAGTCAGCACACTTAGCAACGGCACCTTGGTGCTTAACGGCAGTCGCTCCCGTCGAGGCAAGATGCGCGGTCCCCCAGGCAGCAAGGAATGGGTGACGGCACTCAAGGGCTGTGATGAACCTATCTTCATTGACTTTCTGAAGAAGTGTCTGGACTGGGAACCCAGTACTCGCATGACGCCGATTTTGGCCTTGCGACACCCCTGGCTCTACAAGAGGCTACCCAAGCCTGTACCTGGCGGAGAGAAGACCTTGGTACCCAAGCGGATTACCGAGCATAGCACTTCCTTCCCCAGCATCGTCCCTAAGGTTCCCCCTGTAATGGGCCCAACCAGCAACAAACTGAGGACCAACATGATTGGGGACTCTGGTGGGAATATACCGTTGCGTACAGTGCTACCAAAGCTCGTTTCTTAG